The Catenulispora sp. EB89 genome includes the window TCGACACTGCCGCTACCGGCGGCGGTCAAGTTGAAGTACCAGTCCGGGTTGGTGGGCGCGCCGCCCTTGGATGCGAAGACGTAGATGCGGTCCGGATCGGTCTCGTGTGCCAGGTACATCATCGGGGTGACACGGTCCTGCCCGCTCTTGCGGCCGCGGTGATGTAGCAGGACTATCGGGGCGCCTTCGAAGGGACCGCCGACCTTGCCCTCGTTGGCACGGAACTCCGCGACGGTGCCCGCGTTCCAGTCGGTCGCCTCGCTCATATCGGACTCCTGTCGATCAGTGATCTGCTATCAGTTCTTT containing:
- a CDS encoding nitroreductase family deazaflavin-dependent oxidoreductase, whose translation is MSEATDWNAGTVAEFRANEGKVGGPFEGAPIVLLHHRGRKSGQDRVTPMMYLAHETDPDRIYVFASKGGAPTNPDWYFNLTAAGSGSVERGTETYEVSVREVPGAERDRIYAEQARRYPGFAEYERQTAGVRTIPVLELSRA